In Paenibacillus ihbetae, the following are encoded in one genomic region:
- a CDS encoding SRPBCC family protein, which translates to MDNASGAKLPDIRHTITLKAPIDKVWQAVATSEGIAAWFMPNNFEPALGFEFQLNAGPFGMSPCKVTELDPPHRLSFNWGKDWTLTFELVEHGDHSEFTLIHGGWTADQVTEFGEAHELVRGRMDNGWAGLVQKLAGYVEG; encoded by the coding sequence ATGGACAACGCAAGCGGTGCTAAACTGCCGGATATACGACATACGATTACTTTAAAAGCCCCGATCGACAAGGTGTGGCAGGCTGTGGCAACTTCCGAAGGGATTGCGGCTTGGTTTATGCCGAACAACTTCGAGCCGGCCCTGGGCTTTGAATTTCAACTGAATGCCGGGCCGTTCGGCATGTCCCCATGTAAAGTAACCGAGCTCGACCCGCCCCACCGGCTGAGCTTTAATTGGGGGAAGGACTGGACGCTGACGTTCGAGCTGGTTGAGCACGGCGATCATTCCGAGTTTACGCTTATTCACGGGGGCTGGACCGCTGATCAGGTTACGGAATTCGGGGAAGCTCACGAGCTTGTCCGCGGGCGCATGGATAACGGCTGGGCAGGCCTTGTTCAAAAGCTCGCCGGCTATGTTGAGGGGTAA
- a CDS encoding ArsR/SmtB family transcription factor has translation MTGAAPKHDVFQAIADPTRRKLLGLLSEKEMPVKDITGHFSMTRPAVSKHLRILEEAGLVKERKVGRETRYRLDAGPLQDLKDWLSYFDRFWENKLSMLKHYVEEGPMDRETPEGEDPALSLVSRKSCLNQEEQG, from the coding sequence ATGACCGGGGCCGCTCCGAAGCACGACGTATTTCAGGCGATCGCCGATCCAACGCGCCGTAAGCTTCTTGGCCTTCTGAGCGAGAAGGAAATGCCGGTCAAAGATATTACCGGACATTTCTCGATGACCCGGCCGGCGGTATCGAAGCATCTGCGCATTCTGGAAGAAGCCGGGCTTGTGAAGGAACGCAAGGTCGGACGGGAGACAAGATATCGTCTGGATGCCGGGCCGCTGCAGGATCTGAAGGACTGGCTGTCCTATTTCGATCGCTTCTGGGAAAATAAGCTGTCGATGTTGAAGCATTATGTGGAAGAGGGACCGATGGATCGGGAAACGCCGGAAGGCGAGGATCCAGCCCTTTCCCTGGTGTCACGAAAGTCTTGCCTGAATCAAGAAGAGCAGGGATAA
- the yunB gene encoding sporulation protein YunB has product MRRKRWGSRRLSFPSLSWPKPRRTFKPSRRGFRAVPSRGGGRPQVAKRRSRKKWWLIAIVLIIFGITQFFMHIERNLRPPIMHLAQIRVKQIATEAINKAITSQVTQGQDFENLVNWKTDSSGKVTGFMLNYAEHLKITSHTTQVVQQTLDDIHKRKEHIPLGQVLKSPIIASFGPQIPLKIEPQGAVKVQLDTRQQGAGINMILVEVFVHIVTEVAVVVPFDMEPQTVETDIPISYLLVVGDVPMYYYDAQGKAVGENKASAPSIAIPPPSSTDNSAKEGEPQGSTGDTPLITPPSGSTSPGAASPGSTTAPGETPAGESDPGSVQPEGGGAGH; this is encoded by the coding sequence TTGAGACGAAAACGATGGGGAAGCAGGCGTTTATCCTTTCCGTCCCTGTCATGGCCCAAACCGCGCCGAACGTTCAAGCCGTCCAGGAGAGGGTTCCGGGCGGTACCGTCGCGAGGCGGGGGCCGTCCACAGGTCGCCAAGCGGCGCAGCAGGAAGAAATGGTGGCTTATCGCAATCGTGCTGATTATATTTGGAATTACGCAGTTTTTTATGCATATTGAACGGAATCTCAGACCGCCGATCATGCATCTGGCCCAAATTCGGGTCAAGCAAATCGCTACCGAGGCAATTAATAAAGCGATCACATCCCAAGTAACGCAAGGCCAGGATTTCGAGAACCTGGTGAATTGGAAAACGGACAGCAGCGGAAAAGTGACGGGCTTTATGCTGAATTATGCCGAGCATCTGAAAATTACGTCGCATACGACGCAGGTCGTTCAGCAAACGCTGGATGATATCCATAAGCGGAAGGAGCATATCCCGCTGGGCCAAGTGCTCAAGAGCCCGATCATCGCCTCGTTCGGTCCGCAGATTCCGCTGAAGATCGAACCGCAGGGAGCGGTAAAGGTGCAGCTGGACACCCGCCAGCAGGGGGCCGGGATCAATATGATTCTGGTGGAAGTATTCGTCCATATCGTGACCGAGGTAGCGGTGGTCGTCCCGTTCGATATGGAGCCGCAGACCGTTGAGACTGATATCCCGATCTCCTACCTGCTCGTTGTCGGAGACGTGCCTATGTATTACTATGATGCACAGGGAAAAGCCGTCGGGGAAAATAAAGCGAGCGCGCCAAGCATTGCGATCCCTCCGCCTTCCTCCACTGACAACAGCGCAAAAGAGGGAGAGCCGCAAGGAAGCACCGGAGACACGCCGCTTATTACACCGCCGTCTGGCAGCACGAGCCCAGGCGCTGCATCGCCAGGCTCGACTACTGCACCGGGGGAAACGCCTGCAGGGGAATCCGACCCCGGTTCGGTCCAGCCCGAAGGGGGAGGGGCGGGACACTAG
- a CDS encoding M23 family metallopeptidase, which produces MRIKRSLCSSRALRRWILAAVASLTSITCLHGTVHAVPSSEPPDAAVEASTPGGNAADVYAARKSLYDQVAAVTQIPWYRLAAIDQYERTLTQVHPRDRKHPERTLGIFIPPTRWAGALNPDQEDVDPMSISVFSGIGLDGNGDGKADPNDDMDLLYTVAARLAPYGHAADDFSIGLWSYYQNTRAVQRVMQYAKLYETFGKLDLFEHAFPLPVKSNYSYRSTFGMGRNWGGRRVHEGTDLFASHGVPVRSTCYGVVEIKGWNKYGGWRIGIRDLNNHYHYYAHLQGFDKSIALGDVVKPGQTLGWVGSSGYGKPGTQGKFPPHLHYGIYRDTGHTEWAFDPYPLLKRWELEEKRSKKKTRS; this is translated from the coding sequence TTGAGGATCAAGCGATCGCTATGCTCAAGCCGCGCGTTGCGCCGCTGGATACTTGCAGCTGTGGCTTCCCTGACGTCGATCACCTGTTTACACGGAACGGTACATGCCGTACCTTCTTCAGAGCCGCCCGACGCAGCTGTCGAAGCAAGCACCCCGGGCGGTAATGCTGCTGATGTATACGCCGCCAGGAAATCATTATATGACCAGGTTGCCGCCGTAACCCAAATTCCTTGGTACCGGCTTGCGGCCATTGATCAGTATGAACGAACGCTGACCCAGGTTCATCCCAGGGACCGAAAGCATCCCGAACGGACCCTCGGCATCTTCATTCCTCCTACCAGGTGGGCAGGAGCGTTAAATCCCGATCAGGAGGATGTCGATCCGATGTCCATCAGCGTGTTCTCGGGAATCGGGCTTGACGGGAACGGAGACGGTAAAGCCGATCCCAACGATGATATGGACCTGCTCTATACTGTCGCGGCTAGACTGGCCCCGTATGGCCATGCTGCCGATGACTTCAGCATCGGCTTATGGTCATACTATCAGAATACCCGGGCCGTCCAGCGTGTGATGCAGTATGCCAAGCTGTACGAAACCTTCGGGAAACTGGATTTGTTCGAGCACGCCTTCCCGCTCCCCGTCAAAAGCAATTACTCCTACCGAAGCACCTTCGGCATGGGACGCAACTGGGGGGGCAGAAGGGTTCACGAAGGCACCGACCTGTTTGCCTCCCACGGTGTCCCCGTTCGCAGCACATGCTATGGCGTGGTGGAGATCAAGGGCTGGAACAAATACGGCGGATGGCGCATCGGCATTCGGGATTTGAACAACCACTATCATTATTACGCCCATTTGCAGGGCTTTGACAAAAGCATCGCCCTAGGAGATGTGGTCAAGCCGGGACAGACCCTCGGCTGGGTCGGCAGCTCCGGTTACGGCAAGCCGGGCACCCAGGGGAAATTCCCTCCGCATCTGCATTACGGCATCTACCGGGATACCGGCCATACCGAATGGGCTTTTGATCCATATCCCCTGCTCAAGCGGTGGGAGCTGGAGGAGAAAAGATCCAAGAAAAAAACGCGTTCCTGA
- a CDS encoding YutD family protein has product MIIIGNKSYELLKDYRNGWNLEAFRDRYSEVLDRYDYIVGDWGYNQLRLKGFYRDNHPKAAKDSTFSSMSDYINEYCNFGCAHFVLQKTKEHKEHKEPKDREARETAELKEVRPDEDNKGSKEAAAQDGSVKSKKEGRDREVREAKREQRDQREPREKGPKAPRSATS; this is encoded by the coding sequence ATGATCATTATCGGCAACAAAAGCTATGAATTGCTGAAGGACTACCGGAACGGATGGAATCTGGAGGCTTTCCGGGATCGGTACAGCGAGGTACTGGACCGGTATGACTATATTGTGGGGGACTGGGGCTACAATCAGCTCCGTCTCAAAGGCTTCTACCGCGACAACCATCCGAAGGCCGCCAAGGACTCCACATTTTCCAGCATGTCTGACTATATTAACGAGTACTGCAATTTCGGCTGCGCCCATTTCGTGCTGCAGAAGACCAAGGAGCACAAGGAGCATAAAGAGCCGAAGGACCGGGAAGCACGGGAGACAGCAGAATTGAAGGAAGTCCGGCCAGATGAGGACAACAAGGGCAGCAAGGAAGCCGCCGCACAAGACGGGTCAGTGAAAAGCAAGAAGGAAGGCCGGGACCGCGAAGTCCGGGAAGCGAAGCGGGAGCAGCGTGATCAGCGCGAGCCGAGGGAGAAGGGGCCGAAGGCTCCGAGATCCGCTACTTCGTGA
- a CDS encoding NAD kinase gives MRYYVLDRGDPLSVELTQQFHKLAEQRGFVLDAESPEIVVSIGGDGTMLHAFHTFIDRIPDLAFVGVHTGHLGFYADWKADELNELIDHMSGARKTGSVEPRLVKYPLVQLEIHKKSGTSSYIALNEFTLKGVDGTVVAQIDINDVTFEMFRGDGICVSTPSGSTAYNKSVGGAMVHPSIDALQIAEIASINNRIFRTLGSPLLLPKHHHCDIFSRKEQRLLLTIDHINISIDDLISVRCQVAEQQVSFARYRPFPFWNRVRDAFLG, from the coding sequence TTGAGATATTATGTTCTGGACCGCGGTGACCCATTGTCTGTCGAGCTGACCCAGCAGTTTCACAAGCTGGCCGAACAGCGGGGGTTTGTGCTGGATGCAGAATCTCCCGAGATTGTCGTTTCGATCGGTGGAGACGGTACGATGCTGCACGCATTTCATACCTTTATTGACCGTATACCCGACCTGGCTTTCGTCGGTGTTCATACCGGTCACTTGGGGTTCTACGCAGACTGGAAAGCTGACGAGCTGAACGAACTGATTGATCATATGAGCGGGGCCCGAAAGACGGGATCCGTGGAGCCGCGTCTCGTCAAGTATCCCTTGGTACAACTGGAGATCCATAAGAAGTCGGGGACTTCATCTTATATTGCGCTGAACGAATTTACGCTCAAGGGCGTTGACGGGACCGTTGTCGCTCAGATTGATATTAACGATGTAACCTTTGAAATGTTCCGGGGAGACGGCATTTGCGTATCCACCCCATCCGGCAGCACGGCTTACAACAAGAGCGTTGGGGGGGCTATGGTGCACCCCTCAATCGATGCCTTACAGATCGCGGAGATTGCCTCGATCAACAACCGCATCTTCCGAACGCTCGGCTCGCCGCTTCTTCTGCCCAAGCATCATCATTGTGATATATTTTCGCGCAAAGAGCAGCGCTTGCTCCTTACGATTGATCATATCAATATTTCGATCGATGATCTTATCTCCGTTCGCTGCCAGGTGGCGGAGCAGCAGGTCAGCTTCGCCCGTTACCGGCCGTTTCCGTTCTGGAACCGGGTTCGCGATGCGTTTCTTGGTTAA
- the ylbJ gene encoding sporulation integral membrane protein YlbJ yields MTMKKAGWLLLVTALTSVIVLMAIYPEAALESALRGLSIWWDVLFPSLFPFFVISEILLGFGVVHLIGTLLDPLMRPLFRIPGAGGFVAAMGYVSGYPVGAKLTAKLWEQKMVNREEGERLVAFTTSSDPIFLIGAVSVGFFHDPKIGLILAIAHYGGGFVVGLLMRFHGRRKSADHPGEDTLNIAGGKPGRIKAAFQAMHAARLQDGRDLGTLVSQAIQSSLQLIIVVGGLVVFFSVFLELWTRAGVVTSFTELIKTMLSLIGMPQALSTALVGGIFEVTLGARYAGEAGSFIPLPYKAAAAAFILSWGGLSVHAQIVSILNSTNLRYFPFAVARLIHGIIAATAVILLWETVMGTPMPALMDLSAVSTPALSGYSHIMAGFTVLIGTLIVCILLIRLIRGLHQKIRKIPR; encoded by the coding sequence ATGACCATGAAAAAAGCGGGCTGGCTGCTGCTGGTGACGGCATTGACCAGCGTGATCGTTCTAATGGCTATATATCCGGAGGCTGCTCTGGAGTCTGCGCTCAGGGGCCTCTCGATCTGGTGGGATGTGCTGTTTCCATCCCTGTTTCCCTTCTTTGTCATATCCGAAATACTGCTCGGCTTCGGGGTAGTGCATTTGATCGGCACCCTGCTCGATCCGTTGATGCGCCCGCTGTTTCGCATACCCGGTGCAGGCGGGTTTGTTGCGGCGATGGGCTATGTATCGGGGTACCCCGTCGGCGCAAAGCTCACGGCCAAGCTGTGGGAGCAGAAGATGGTGAACCGCGAGGAAGGAGAGCGACTTGTCGCCTTCACCACCTCTTCGGATCCGATCTTCTTGATCGGCGCGGTATCGGTCGGCTTCTTCCATGACCCGAAGATCGGCTTGATCTTGGCGATCGCCCACTATGGCGGAGGCTTTGTTGTGGGTCTCCTGATGCGTTTCCATGGCAGACGCAAATCCGCGGACCATCCCGGCGAAGACACGCTGAATATCGCAGGCGGGAAGCCGGGGCGGATCAAAGCCGCATTCCAAGCGATGCATGCTGCAAGACTGCAGGATGGACGAGATCTCGGCACCTTGGTGAGCCAAGCGATCCAATCCTCCCTTCAGCTTATTATTGTCGTTGGAGGGCTTGTTGTATTCTTTTCCGTCTTTCTGGAGCTATGGACCCGTGCAGGTGTTGTTACAAGCTTCACCGAGCTGATCAAGACCATGCTGTCGCTGATCGGGATGCCGCAGGCCCTGTCGACCGCGCTGGTGGGGGGCATTTTCGAGGTAACGCTCGGTGCTCGTTATGCGGGGGAGGCCGGTTCATTCATCCCCCTGCCTTATAAGGCTGCTGCCGCGGCTTTTATCCTGTCATGGGGGGGATTGTCCGTGCATGCGCAAATCGTCAGCATTTTGAATTCTACCAATTTACGATACTTCCCGTTTGCCGTCGCCCGGCTGATCCACGGGATTATAGCAGCCACGGCCGTCATTCTGCTGTGGGAGACGGTGATGGGGACCCCGATGCCTGCGTTGATGGATCTCTCCGCTGTTTCGACTCCTGCCTTAAGCGGGTATAGCCATATTATGGCGGGCTTTACCGTACTGATCGGCACGCTGATCGTTTGCATATTGCTGATTCGTCTGATCAGGGGCCTGCATCAAAAAATCCGCAAAATCCCAAGGTGA
- a CDS encoding globin, with product MNPHLSIYDNLGGAEGIRSLVEAFYPRVQQNELLAPLFPEDIEPVMEKQYMFLSQFFGGPALFSEAYGHPMMRARHLRFPITERHAEEWLRCMEGALTEIGVDDELREFVLQRLSGPAHHFVNTPLD from the coding sequence ATGAATCCGCATTTGAGCATCTATGATAACCTCGGCGGGGCCGAGGGGATCCGGTCTTTAGTCGAGGCATTTTATCCGAGAGTTCAGCAGAACGAGCTGTTGGCACCGTTGTTTCCGGAGGATATCGAGCCGGTAATGGAGAAGCAGTATATGTTTTTAAGCCAGTTTTTCGGAGGCCCCGCGCTCTTCTCCGAAGCGTATGGCCACCCGATGATGCGGGCAAGGCATCTTCGATTCCCGATTACCGAGCGCCATGCCGAGGAATGGCTTCGCTGCATGGAAGGTGCATTGACGGAGATCGGCGTGGACGATGAGCTCCGTGAATTTGTGCTGCAGCGCCTGTCCGGCCCTGCCCACCATTTCGTGAATACGCCCCTGGACTAA
- a CDS encoding DUF2225 domain-containing protein: MKLEPLYSIKVQCIHCEHEFETSRVRPSFKKAYRTDTDFCAYYKSENPDYYVVRICPSCGFASTENSIVKLNDKQRSAFQAQIASRWERRDFGGRRSLEEALETYKLGLLCAQIIGERERIIASLLHHIAWLYRYQQNQEQEKRFLRYSLDSYIRVFELEGVGANDAKLLYLIGEIHRRLGQYQEAVQWFGRVVQDQRIVDAAMIRASREQWRVASEQLREEKGHALGAE; this comes from the coding sequence ATGAAATTGGAGCCCTTGTATTCCATCAAAGTGCAGTGTATTCACTGCGAGCACGAGTTTGAAACGTCGAGGGTCCGGCCCAGCTTTAAAAAAGCTTATCGGACGGATACCGATTTTTGCGCGTACTATAAGTCGGAAAATCCCGATTACTACGTCGTGAGAATCTGTCCGAGCTGCGGATTTGCCTCAACGGAAAATTCCATAGTCAAGCTGAACGACAAGCAGAGGTCGGCCTTTCAGGCGCAAATCGCAAGCCGCTGGGAGAGACGCGACTTCGGAGGCCGGCGCAGCCTGGAGGAGGCGCTGGAGACGTACAAGCTCGGCTTGCTCTGCGCGCAGATCATCGGGGAACGCGAGCGAATCATCGCAAGCCTGCTTCACCATATTGCTTGGCTGTACCGATACCAGCAGAATCAGGAGCAGGAAAAACGCTTCTTAAGGTATAGTCTGGACTCTTATATCCGTGTATTCGAGCTTGAGGGAGTAGGGGCCAATGATGCCAAGCTGCTCTATCTCATCGGGGAAATTCACCGAAGGCTGGGACAATACCAGGAGGCGGTGCAGTGGTTTGGAAGAGTGGTTCAAGACCAGAGGATTGTGGATGCGGCGATGATTCGCGCTTCCAGGGAACAGTGGCGGGTCGCTTCCGAGCAGCTGAGGGAAGAAAAGGGCCACGCGCTGGGAGCGGAATAG
- a CDS encoding YycC family protein codes for MRPLQISPETAVTLSKQLGVPLEQLMHMPQHILMQKIAELAKNDKAEPQSEQESEQGRSENS; via the coding sequence ATGAGACCATTACAAATTTCACCGGAAACGGCGGTAACCTTGTCCAAGCAGCTGGGCGTTCCGCTGGAGCAGCTTATGCATATGCCGCAGCATATCCTGATGCAGAAGATCGCCGAGCTTGCTAAGAACGATAAGGCAGAGCCGCAGTCGGAGCAGGAGAGCGAACAGGGTCGTTCGGAGAACTCATGA